A single genomic interval of Koleobacter methoxysyntrophicus harbors:
- a CDS encoding ISL3 family transposase produces the protein MSNISITSLFPFRRLKFIGSEDIDFEQGTGKVVELKPDLRFTPICSKCSSKGVGKHSNHQRFLRDLSLGPHKTLIHLHYRKIECPLCGQIVVEELDIAEPGGPRVTRRLAVYIQELCKLMTVKDVAEHLQLDWKTVKEIDKQGLKQEFADIDYNGLRYLAIDEISYGKHHRYLTNVIDFETGRIVWVGKDRKYETLKEFFLKMPEEVRDQIKAVAMDMWDPFIKAVSEFCPQAAIVFDVFHIVAQYNKVIDKVRRVETRAAMETDKNVIKGSRWILLKNPENLKEKEIPRLEKLLSINKNLSTVYILKDELKTIWQCNDRQQVSKALDEWCTKALESGIPALKRFVKTLRRHEYGILNHADYPIHTSKLEGINNKIKVIKRQAYGFHDLEYFILKVKQACS, from the coding sequence ATGTCCAATATAAGTATAACATCATTATTCCCCTTTCGTCGACTAAAATTTATAGGTTCAGAGGACATTGATTTCGAGCAGGGTACCGGAAAAGTAGTTGAATTAAAACCAGACCTGCGTTTTACGCCCATTTGTTCTAAATGTAGCAGTAAAGGAGTCGGTAAGCATTCTAACCATCAACGTTTCTTAAGAGACCTTTCCTTAGGTCCTCATAAAACGCTAATCCATCTACATTATCGCAAGATAGAGTGTCCTCTGTGCGGTCAAATAGTTGTAGAAGAGCTGGATATAGCCGAACCTGGTGGGCCAAGGGTAACCCGGCGTTTGGCTGTCTACATACAGGAACTCTGTAAATTAATGACCGTAAAGGATGTAGCAGAACATCTCCAGCTGGATTGGAAAACGGTTAAAGAAATTGATAAACAGGGTCTTAAGCAGGAATTTGCCGATATAGACTACAACGGATTACGGTATTTGGCAATAGATGAAATCTCTTATGGAAAACACCACCGGTATCTGACTAATGTCATCGATTTTGAAACCGGCCGGATTGTTTGGGTTGGTAAAGACCGTAAATATGAAACCTTAAAAGAGTTCTTCTTAAAGATGCCGGAGGAGGTACGAGACCAAATTAAGGCTGTTGCCATGGATATGTGGGACCCATTTATTAAAGCAGTTTCTGAATTTTGTCCCCAGGCTGCCATTGTCTTTGATGTATTTCATATAGTCGCTCAATACAATAAAGTAATTGACAAGGTCCGTAGAGTAGAAACCAGGGCTGCAATGGAAACTGATAAAAATGTCATTAAGGGCAGCCGCTGGATCCTGCTTAAAAATCCGGAGAATCTTAAAGAAAAGGAAATACCTCGTTTGGAAAAACTGCTTTCGATTAATAAGAACCTTTCCACCGTATACATTTTGAAAGATGAGCTAAAAACAATCTGGCAATGTAATGACCGCCAGCAGGTGTCAAAAGCGCTTGATGAGTGGTGCACAAAAGCATTGGAATCCGGTATACCTGCATTAAAACGGTTTGTGAAAACCTTACGACGCCATGAATACGGTATCCTTAATCACGCTGATTATCCAATACATACGAGTAAGCTGGAAGGGATAAACAATAAAATTAAGGTTATCAAACGTCAAGCTTATGGCTTCCATGACCTGGAGTATTTTATCTTAAAAGTTAAACAAGCCTGCTCATGA
- a CDS encoding HEAT repeat domain-containing protein has protein sequence MSFYFSCFLPTEMEMNRKYAVEFFSEGYIKDEKAALLLLDVYEKNEDQEENHEILYYVSTLPQTRTSLIRLNKITAVDYNSISHIDKAIISADLELLRSLPDIRPKMPENKKILDKRFNFSAMETEELWEQLWQHSRSGMGKGFGNFDYTYGELIIKEISSRKDFPYGKFMEMISHDYPEDYTGWDDTYLCVLAGELKSEDSIPFLIKCMKIDGDFICERAAEALTKIGTAKVVDAIAREYMREKFHFRLYAIGALGNIKSEESEQLMLELLPEEKDVTLKTSLGFGLCKLFSIKGIPMVLTLLKYGYDTMLVNLEEAVYVNHVVNGLEHPQMHRWKESIDREERRIKEAKRKFFNGDIDVKEVKKNLQDLFIRRKEIKKLNESYSKGFKVGRNDPCPCGSGKKFKKCCGK, from the coding sequence ATGTCCTTCTATTTTAGCTGCTTTTTACCAACGGAAATGGAGATGAACCGAAAATATGCCGTAGAATTCTTTAGTGAAGGATATATTAAAGATGAAAAAGCTGCTCTCTTACTCCTGGATGTTTATGAAAAGAATGAAGATCAGGAAGAGAATCATGAGATTCTCTACTATGTATCTACCCTCCCACAGACCCGAACGTCTCTGATAAGACTTAATAAAATTACAGCTGTGGATTATAACTCTATTAGTCACATTGATAAAGCCATAATTTCTGCCGATTTAGAGCTCTTAAGAAGTTTACCAGATATCAGGCCAAAAATGCCGGAAAATAAGAAAATTCTAGATAAACGGTTCAATTTTTCAGCCATGGAAACCGAAGAGCTCTGGGAACAACTCTGGCAGCACAGCAGATCGGGGATGGGGAAAGGATTTGGAAATTTTGATTATACCTATGGTGAGCTTATTATAAAAGAAATATCCAGTCGCAAGGATTTTCCTTATGGTAAATTTATGGAGATGATTAGCCATGACTATCCTGAGGATTATACAGGTTGGGATGATACATATCTGTGCGTCCTTGCCGGGGAGTTGAAGTCCGAAGATTCAATACCTTTTTTAATAAAATGTATGAAAATCGATGGAGACTTTATTTGCGAGAGAGCTGCCGAGGCACTGACCAAAATCGGGACAGCAAAAGTGGTTGACGCCATCGCCAGGGAATATATGAGGGAAAAATTCCACTTCAGGTTATACGCTATTGGGGCCCTGGGAAACATTAAATCTGAGGAAAGCGAACAGCTAATGCTTGAGCTCCTTCCAGAGGAGAAAGATGTAACTCTCAAGACCTCTCTTGGCTTTGGCCTTTGCAAGCTTTTTTCCATAAAAGGGATTCCTATGGTTTTGACTCTTTTAAAATACGGTTATGATACTATGCTGGTTAACCTAGAAGAAGCAGTTTATGTAAATCATGTTGTCAATGGGCTTGAGCATCCTCAAATGCACAGGTGGAAAGAAAGCATAGACAGAGAAGAACGGAGAATAAAGGAAGCCAAAAGAAAATTTTTTAACGGTGATATTGATGTTAAAGAAGTCAAAAAAAACTTACAAGACCTTTTTATAAGAAGGAAAGAAATTAAAAAGTTGAATGAGTCTTATTCCAAAGGATTTAAAGTGGGGCGAAATGACCCATGTCCCTGCGGCAGCGGTAAGAAATTCAAGAAATGTTGCGGGAAGTGA
- a CDS encoding glycine--tRNA ligase yields MTQQKEGERLMNKLVSLCKRRGFIFQGSEIYGGLANTWDYGPLGAELKQNVKKIWWKRVVQERDDVVGLDSAILMHPRTWEASGHVAGFNDALIDCKNCKARFRADHLIEDTLNMHVEGKGIDELTRIIKDNQVKCPTCGVSNWTDARVFNLMFKTFQGPVEDSSSVVYLRPETAQGIFVNFKNVMDSMRMKLPFGIGQIGKAFRNEITPGNFIFRTREFEQMELEYFVKPGEDMEWFNYWRQFTIEFFTGLGVKKENLRLRDHSPEELSHYSKATTDLEYNFPFGWGELWGVANRTNFDLSRHIEYSGKSLTYFDPETKEHIIPYVIEPSLGVDRAMLVFLCDAYREEEVNGEQRVVMGFAPEIAPVKAAVLPLSKKEELEAIAREIYNTLKKHYTVEYDVSGSIGKRYRRQDEIGTPYCITVDFDSIDDKKVTVRDRDTMEQDRIPINDVPDFLREKMGF; encoded by the coding sequence ATGACACAGCAAAAAGAAGGCGAAAGGCTTATGAACAAGCTGGTATCACTATGCAAAAGGAGGGGGTTTATCTTTCAGGGTTCCGAAATCTACGGAGGCCTGGCCAATACCTGGGACTACGGCCCTCTGGGAGCAGAACTCAAGCAAAATGTAAAAAAGATCTGGTGGAAACGGGTCGTTCAGGAAAGGGATGATGTGGTCGGCCTTGACAGTGCAATCCTGATGCACCCCAGGACATGGGAGGCTTCCGGTCACGTAGCCGGCTTCAATGACGCCCTTATCGACTGCAAAAACTGCAAGGCCAGATTTAGGGCAGACCACCTAATAGAAGATACCCTGAACATGCATGTTGAAGGTAAGGGCATAGATGAACTCACCCGGATTATAAAAGACAACCAGGTAAAATGCCCTACCTGCGGGGTTTCAAACTGGACCGATGCCCGGGTCTTCAACCTGATGTTTAAAACCTTCCAGGGGCCGGTAGAAGACAGTTCATCAGTAGTCTATTTAAGGCCCGAAACGGCCCAGGGAATATTTGTAAACTTCAAGAATGTGATGGATTCTATGCGCATGAAGCTCCCCTTTGGTATAGGTCAGATCGGCAAGGCTTTCAGAAACGAGATAACCCCGGGAAATTTCATATTCAGGACGAGGGAATTCGAACAGATGGAACTGGAGTACTTCGTTAAACCCGGAGAAGATATGGAATGGTTTAACTACTGGAGGCAGTTTACCATCGAGTTCTTCACAGGCCTGGGGGTTAAAAAGGAAAACTTAAGGCTTCGGGACCACAGCCCTGAAGAACTGTCTCACTACTCCAAAGCAACAACGGACCTCGAGTACAACTTCCCCTTCGGATGGGGTGAACTCTGGGGTGTGGCCAACAGGACCAACTTCGACCTGTCCCGCCACATAGAGTATTCGGGGAAATCCCTGACATATTTCGATCCTGAGACTAAAGAACACATCATTCCTTACGTTATAGAACCGTCCCTCGGCGTTGACAGGGCAATGCTCGTATTTTTGTGTGATGCCTACAGGGAGGAAGAGGTTAACGGTGAACAGAGGGTGGTAATGGGATTTGCTCCGGAAATCGCTCCTGTAAAGGCAGCCGTTCTTCCCCTGTCTAAGAAAGAAGAGCTGGAAGCCATTGCCCGGGAAATATACAATACCCTTAAAAAACACTATACTGTGGAATACGACGTCAGCGGCAGTATTGGAAAGCGCTACCGACGTCAGGACGAGATCGGCACACCGTACTGCATAACGGTAGATTTCGATTCTATAGATGATAAAAAGGTGACGGTAAGGGACAGGGATACAATGGAGCAGGATAGGATACCGATAAATGACGTCCCGGACTTTTTGAGGGAAAAGATGGGGTTTTAA
- a CDS encoding DUF6036 family nucleotidyltransferase, with product MENKNKQILLELLRDMEDFARLKGIECPVIYLIGGAGCIIAGYLERATVDFDFIDINYPAKAGRLFKILDRFDMLDLYVTPVAPEFEKRAIKIEGFDSVYVLSREDIIVSKLGRYSEKDREDIKKLMTGADKEKLKKLIELVINRKDFSPVVKYRFIKNVKDFEEEYNV from the coding sequence TTGGAAAATAAGAATAAACAAATCTTACTGGAGCTGTTGCGTGATATGGAGGATTTTGCCCGTCTGAAGGGGATAGAATGTCCTGTCATTTACTTGATAGGTGGAGCAGGTTGTATTATAGCTGGATACTTAGAAAGAGCAACAGTTGATTTTGATTTTATAGATATAAATTATCCGGCAAAAGCAGGGAGATTGTTCAAAATCCTGGATAGGTTTGACATGCTGGATCTATATGTAACGCCCGTGGCGCCCGAATTTGAGAAAAGGGCAATTAAAATAGAGGGCTTTGATTCTGTATATGTTTTATCTAGAGAAGATATAATTGTAAGTAAATTGGGGAGATACTCGGAAAAAGACAGAGAAGATATAAAAAAACTTATGACCGGCGCCGATAAAGAAAAGCTGAAAAAATTGATTGAACTTGTTATAAATAGAAAAGACTTTAGCCCTGTTGTAAAGTATCGTTTCATTAAAA